In Kryptolebias marmoratus isolate JLee-2015 linkage group LG22, ASM164957v2, whole genome shotgun sequence, the sequence CCTCTGGTGTTTAAAATACACACAGGctactgtaaatgtttgtgtattttctttttaagttacAAAAACGCAGTTATACTGGCCGAAAAGCCGTGCGTAAAAGCAGTAAAATTCTGTGCGTAAAAAACAAGAATGCCCCCCAAAACAGGCGCCTCCAAGGCTGTACATTTTGTTGTGATGactatttgttttaatgacacGGTATCGACACGTTTTTGATCTTTATTTTGCAGCTTGATGCCAAGAAAAGTCCGCTTGCTTTGCTGGCGCAGACCTGCTCCCAGATCGGCAAACCGGACCCGCCGCCCTCCTCCAAACTGTCCTCCGTGACGCCGAACGGATCGAGCGAGAAGGATTCTAAATCGGGCCCTTTGAAACTGAGCGACATCGGCGTGGACGACAAGTCAAGCTTCAAACCCTACTCCAAACCCGCAGACAAGAAGGACTCGTCTTCGGGCGTCTCGGGCGGAGAGAAGTCTGGTTTCCGAGTGCCGAGCGCCACCTGCCAGCCGTTCACGCCGCGGACAGGCAGCCCCAACTCCAGCACCTCTGCCTCCCCCATGCCATCGGAGGGGAAGTGCGGGGAGAGGGACGACAAGAAAGAGTCTGATTGTAACAAAAACGGCTCCGCGGACGGCTCTGGCACCACGAGCCACAGCAGGATAAGCGTGAGTTGCGGTGGAATTAACGTGGAGGTCAACCAGCACCAGGAGGCGACGCCTGGCACCAagaccacctcctcctcctcggagtCCTCATCCGTGACTTCTGTCTCCTCCGCGTCCGTTCTCGGCTCTGGACTTGTGGCACCGGTTTCTCCCTATAAACCAGGACAGACGGTGTTCCCTTTGCCTCCTGCTGGCATGACCTACCCGGGTAGCTTAGCTGGGGCCTACGCGGGTTACCCTCAGCACTTCCTGCCCCACGGAGGGAGCTTGGTAAACGCACAGTTGGCTAGTTCTCTGGGCTGCAGTAAGGCCGGATCCAGCCCCTTGGCGGGGGCTTCTCCTCCGtccatcatgtcagccagcctGTGCAGAGACCCGTACTGCCTCAGTTACCATTGTGCCAGCCACTTGGCGGGTGCAGCCAGTGCCTCGTGCACGCAcgagtctgcagctgcagccgcCGCGAACGCTCTCAAGTCCAGCTACCCCCTCATGTACCCGACACACCCCATACACGGCGTGCACTCCTCGGCGCCGTCATTCAGCGGACACCCCCTGTACCCGTACGGCTTCATGCTCCCCAATGACCCTCTGCCCCACGTTTGTAACTGGGTGTCGGCGAACGGACCGTGCGACAAGCGCTTCTCCACGTCAGAGGAGCTCCTGAATCACCTGAGGACACACACTGCTTTTACCGGGGCCGAGAAGCTCATATCCGGCTACCCCGGCTCTTCATCGCTGGCCAGCGCCGCAGCAGCGGCCATGGCCTGCCATATGCACATGCCACCGTCAGGAGCCCCAGGCAGCCCCGGGACTTTGGCTCTAAGGAGCCCGCATCACGCGTTAGGACTCAGCAGCCGCTACCACCCTTACTCCAAAAGCCCCCTGCCCACCCCCGGTGCCCCTGTCCCCGTCCCCGCAGCCACCGGGCCCTACTACTCCCCTTACGCACTGTATGGCCAGAGACTCACCACAGCCTCAGCGCTGGGATACCAGTGAGGGGGGGAAAAACGAACAACAAATGACTTTGAGAGGTTTATAGAACtaagaatgcaaatataaagtCTTTTATAATAACTGCGCTAAACTTATGGACGGAATCCGTGGACttgaactgtatttatttatatgtcgGCTTAAAAGCAGGCGGCAACAGTTGCAAATTATGGAAAATATTTGAGTAACTCAAAAAGTGCATTATGTTGAAACTGAACTCTATAGGTAaagcgaacacacacacacacacacacacacagacacacacccacatgtTAGGATACTAATTAAAGTAGGGATCTTCATTTcgatgttcattttaaaattgctATGATTGtatttgttcttatttaatGTCTcattgagaagaaaaaaaaagaatttacatgcatgtctgttttcttaaaaatttcaaaacaactgCTCACATTTAAAATTGCCGTTATTTTTCAGGTGTACCAGATGGAAAGAGAATtggtatttttttgtatgtattctggagaaaaaaaaaagaaaaaagaaaagaaagaagcagttTTGGTCCATAATTTCGTCTGCCTCTTTTTCTGGAGTGTTAACACTTTTCACCTTGAGAAAACAGCCACATTTATTCTCCACTgacgtttttttccccccattgaTCTGTTTAATGATTGGGGTTAAAAAAACTTATTTCATCATTGTTAGgcctatattttttttagactgtCAATTAATTTTagttctttctttctcctcaaAGTCTTAAGAAGCttcaatcccccccccccaaaaaaaaaaaaaaaaaaaatagagctcAAAGTGACTAAAAGTTGGATCAGaccgtgtgtgtgagtgtgtgtgttttaagcagaccttttctttttgcGGCAGAATTTCGTTAGGGAGATTTTTTTGGTTAAGAAGGCTCaatatgttttgtaaaatttatttgcataaatgcaaaaataaaaaaaggcctcATAAATGTTCAACAGCGATTCTgataatttatataaaaaacagttctgtgtattagaaaaaaaatatttctaaacgaaataaaaaaaaatacagattttacagctttaaaagaaCGAGCATTCAAAGTGAACATTTTGCTGCCTTTTAGGATTACATgcaattttaaaagcattttagcctttttttatcCCGTTTCTTGTTCTTATATTTGACTCTTTGCACCGGATGTGTGAGCTGAGAGCAAGACTCTGTTGTAAACTTTGATGAGGAGGATTTAACTATTTTACTGTCACTGGACGGTGATGCCATTATAATTTGCGCTTGATAATCTCACCTACTTGTGAATCTAATGTACACTCCACCAAAAATTGTTATTAAAACCATCTGATTTGTGCaaagtttatttgcaaaaaaaaaaaagaaaaacgccTTCAGCTGcgggttttatttattgactcTCGCAtagatcatttattttattgcaagCCATGTAAAAAGTATATATAATGCAGCTGAATAGACCGTATTCCTGAGGATATTACGCGCTAAACGTGCAGTTTGCAAAAGTTTATTTGTcgcagtcttttttttgttttttgaaaactttgcgCATTTTCATGACTTTTCTCATTTATCTTcgcaaaaaaagcacaactttcaacaacaaaaacagccttgCACGTATTTGTCCTTAAAGGTGTTGCTTTAACTTGATCTCTCGGTGTGTTTGGACGCGCTGTCGGCCCAGCTGTATTACAattatcatcattatcattAAGAGCACCTCCTCACTCACTCTCCTATAGCTCactcactcaaaaaaaaaaaaataaaaaaaatcccccctTCGTGGCTCGTATCAGGCCCACACGCGTCCTAAACTGATGTAATGACGGTGAAAGGGAGCAATTTCCATTTTTACCCACATCATGGTGGCTGTGCTCGGAGGTCCCCGGTGGAAGGCAATTTATCATGTGCCCCTCCCCCTGGCCCTGTCACTGGAGGAACAGGCAGGCACATGTGTGCATGAATTACCGAGCCTCCCACCTCCCCACCCCTCCCTCTCTGGCTGATTTGACACCGAGGAGAGACAACATGGGGGGATTAGAGCATGCAGGAGTGCTAAAGTACATATTCACTTTGTCCATCAAGGCCTAAAAGTGCTTAGGTGTTCACAGAGCTCGACtggaaagaagaaggaaaaaaaaaaaaaaaaagccatgagTGGGAACTTCAGGTATAACGTTATTTTAATGAAGTGTATTTTTGGCCCTGTGTATGagtgctttaaaatattttccaaaaatcaGAGTCTGGTTAAACACAAGAGTTAATGATCTTCCATTTATGACAGTGGCAGCTCCTAAACTGACCCggtattagtttttttttttttagctgaaggaaaataagaaaataagagGGAAAAAGGCCACAATCTGAGAGAGTGCAGTGAGGCAGTAACAACTTTGGAGGCTGTAAGCGATGCCTTACCAGGAAAGCCTTCAGGTTCCATGTTTTCTTGAGATTACACAGTTAGTTCCTCGGTCTCACAGTTGTGCTTTTGCATGCTCAGCTGTCTAAACTTGCGGCCTAATGGGGATAAATCACGGCCACAAAAGTGTTTCAACAATGTAAACCatataactaaaacaaacaaataaataagaacacatttcttcttattattatccTTGTAACGCTAACTTTTGGTGGAGACCTGAAGCAGCCATTTTACATTCCTTGGATGTGCTTTCTAAGAGAGAGAATGGCGCTGCACGAAACCCTGGCAAGACATCTGGCAACAGGGGGAGCCCAGGACGTgacttatacacacacacacacacacacacacacacacctaaccCCCATATTCAGTTGTGCTGAATTACCACCACTAAAGCTGTCATTAGTGGGTGTGTGGTACAATAAAAAGACACTGCGCCGTCTGCAGAGGCAAATCTATAGTTTGGGGGAACAGCTGTGTCAATAAGAAGAAACTGTTCAACTCCTCGTCAAACATCAGTCAACTTTTAACAAACTAGCAAAAACAAGATAATAGCTTTGTTTGGTATTTATTAccatcattttttatatatacaaaaaaaaacatttaataagtGTTACTTGCAGAGAATCATACGGTACATTTGGTTCTGTACATGTGTCCGTAGCCCACCTTAGTATTTGATTTCTGTCACCTTAGCTGAAAGTCTTGACTGTCATTATACCAACATGTGGTTTATAGAGATGTACACTGTTGAAGCAGCCACAGCTCAGTAGCTGTCTAACCAAGTCATAAACGGAGCAGCTGTAAACAAAGCAGGAACTCGCTGCTGGAAAGAAATCCACTGTCTTAGGCTAATCCAtcctaaatctgttttttatccaagagattaaaacaaaatgagctcTGTAGTTGGTCATGCATCATAtgaacagtgaaaaaaaaaaaaccactctCTCTGACTGAATGAGACTGGTAGGCAGACCCCAACTGAGTGCTGTAATAGAGGTAATTTGGTTCTCAAAATCTGTGCCAAGGAAGACAGGAATCCCTCCCAGCTCTTCTCCACGTGGTTACCCTCCTCATTGATTTACAAATGTAAAGTGTTCATCCAGGTGATGTGAAAGAAGTGGCAGTGTTGATCTATCTGCGCCACTCAGATCTCTAACCAGCGAGACACTTCCTTGTGCTCAGACAGCCTAATTGAGGTCATTTCTGTCCGCTGGGGGATCTCCAGTGCACTGGGGGTGTTTTAGTGTTCAGATAATTTGCCCATTTTCTGATTCTGACAAAGAATATTTTATGGAAATGCACCCTTGTTCCAGGCACCTTAATGGAGTACGTTGGAGGAGTGCGAGAGCTGATGAGGTTGTTGCCTGTCAATGACAAAtgtaaaaagcagagaaaatgtcAGGAATGAGCTCTGCTTCGAGGGGCTCTTTGGCTTCATTCTGGCTCCATTCAATGCCTGAGTACTACAGCATGTCTTTAGCGTGTAACAGGACACAATCACTGTCTAATTTTAAATATGAAGCTAGTGTGTCTTTATGTTCCGTGGAATATCAAGGTCAAAGCCCACATCTTAAAATAAAGGCATTCTGCAAGTTTCTAAAGTGGTTTTCTGATTGAAGgaagtttcattttattgtcccagacttttttctctcttcactGAGTAGACCTAGATGGTCATGACAGTGACTACATAGTTCCATTTCTATGGGTGTGGGCTGCCAGGAACAGTGACTCACATGATCACTATTTGCACTCTTGTAATGAATGGGAGAGCACTTTTCCAAAAGATTTGTTTCCttgtaaatgttcataattACTGCAACTGGAACAAAACACAATGCAGCAGTTTATCATTGTGTTATATGTTCCAACTGTGCATATTTCTACTATATTGTCCAAATCTAATATAAAAGGCATTGGAATAATTATATTAAACCCAATCATTTAAAGGTTAAATCTGGAGGGGAAACACTTGCAAACACCTtaagtgtctttttgtttgtttgaatacTTCACAACAATTGCAAACTTAATTCCATCCCACAGAACtgatcaaatgttaaataaaacttatttttttaaatgtcaacaaaaaatTCAGAGTTTCATAAACTCTGATACAAGCTAATTAAAAGAAAGTGTTTCATGTCGTGGCTAAATAACTCTAAATGgggaaataaaattatataaaaaaatatacattaacaTGGAAATAACTTTACATCGGAGAGATGTGTGCTCTATTTGTTAAAGGAAGTTGTTGATTTCCAAATCGAAATTAAGACCAAGAACTAGTTAaattgaagacaaaaaaaaattagtttctgttcttacaaaaggaaaattatttctcatgtttattgtttcaaTGTATCTTattaatacatatatatttcaTGGGTTagttaaattctttttttcttcttgagcTATATAGGGTCTCATCATGGGAGAGGTCAAAATTAATAACCTTTTTATCGCCAACGGTAGCCTCAGTAAATCACTATTCTGTGCAGCTTCAGAAAATGTTAGCTTTGATAAAGAGTGTGACCGCTTGACTTTCTGCCCTTTCTTTTAGTGGAAGAGCTTACTTAGTAGGTGTCGCCAAGGCTCGATCCACCTACACATAAAAATTAATGGCTGGATGCAACCAGCTCAAGCGCATTCCCAGAAggattttcaaagaaaaaaaaaaacaaagtcaggtGGGTGGATCTTGAGTCAGCTGAAGACAGTTGATACAACAGGTTACATTGCAAGGCATCATTATTTTTCTGGTGTTGATGAAGTTTGGCAGGTGGTGAGGATCGTGTTTTTTTGGTACTCTCGCCTTTATGGTACCAAAAGTACCTGATCCTATTAATATTTGGCAAATCCCAGTGTCTTCTGTTTGCTTTCAAACATGAAACTGAATCGAAAGCCAATACTTACTTTCCTCCAACTTGATCATCACATTGTTGCAGGGCAAAACCCTCAAATAAATTGCCAGTTATAAAAATGTAGGTATTGTATTATAgctgtttaggtcaaacctcAGAAATAATGTCATGTggaatctcatgtgatattgcgaGAAGTCCCCCACAGAGTGTGAGAtgggaaggactctcagctactaccacatccagttttagctcaaaatctgtaaaactggttaaactacagtcatttctgtgttgggtaatgttgattagctagCCACCTTGAAACagattggctccaaatgttTGTCAGCGTAGAGGGGTctccagtgattttttttccccctgaaaatgtcattaacatcccatccagtgattcatgagatatttcgctgacAGACAGACCACGCTGACtgtatataaaagaaaatgtgtctaggatcagctactaacacatcacattttagatcaatatctgtaaaattgtagccatttttgtgtgattgtttgtttgtttttgtgtctgtgttggatttggtggtcatcttgagtttggttgactccaaaaggtaatcagttgtaggtatACATgtaatgactactttctgagcatttcataaaaatgtggttcatgagctattttggtaacagacatacaaatgcacacatgcccacccacacacagacacaggcaaaaatattatcgcccacctttcgCCTTTCAGCAGCATCATTAAAATACAACAGAGCTGAAGGCAGACCTGAAACAACCTCGAGAGGTGGTTCTGTTGCCTATCATTTacttttatacatttgtttatattgagGTTTCCTTGTTTAGTTGCTGTTTGGTTAGATTTCATCATTGAAGCAGcaggaaaagataaaagataatacattttgataaaaaaagtttcataaattaaaataattttcaatatattttaaatatagatTCACATATACTTAATACAACAGAATCAGAATGCATAAAAATGGATGCTAAAAATTTCTTCCTAAAGTTCATTGAGGAGACCAAAAGGCTCAGACAACTCAACAGTATATGATCTCCATGTTCTAAAAGTAAGctttttaaggtaaaaaaaaaaagaaagtaagatTGTAGCGGCTGTGAAGTACAGCAGAAGATCACTGTTTAATAAGTTTCAGTCTTTGGAGACTTTTGGAGCGTTAGCTTCAAAAAAGCAGTGAGTATTGTCCTAGATCAGTAAAATCTtagttcaaaacaaacagagccaAAGTCAAAAGTAAAATCCAAATTAACTATCTTTAAAAAGCTCATAGATCTCTCTATTTTGGTGTAATCAGAGCAGCATGGAGTCACATGCACCAATATCCACATGTGGCCAAACAGCCGTCACAACACATTACTGGCGTGCTTTGATTATGACTCTCACAGGAAGAGTAAGTGCTCTCACTGATTAGGACATTATTACACTGATGCATCTCCACAATGAAAACTGTTGTCTGCTGCAGTGGGGTTTTAAATATAGCGTAAAAATCCAACTGtaaaaaactgaagtattttCCTGTTAATCATTTCTTCAGTACGTTTTTGCAATTAAACTACTTTTGtgtaattttgctttttaaagcattcatacatcaaaacattcatcAGAAACAGTGTACTaagacttttgggttttgtaactttaaaaccttttaaaatatatttaactttattgaaaATACAATTTTCCTTAGAAATAGACAGATCTTTTCAAATCCTccaaaatgcttgtttttgtttaaaatttttagcatacttgttgtatttttatcttctcatggtacttttagtgttttagcCATCGTAAAACTAGTTCAAACTAGTTatctttctgctacttttagctgcagcttcagttttgctccttttagctttcagctacaatttttctaattttaggtACTGTTAGCtgccagttttagctttagcaataattttgctaatttcagctac encodes:
- the znf503 gene encoding zinc finger protein 503 produces the protein MITSPSASALKNSDICLAWESSSSRNSSSASINKPFLHSAPPSDPLRQANRLPIKVLKMLTARSGHILHPEYLQPLPSTPVSPIELDAKKSPLALLAQTCSQIGKPDPPPSSKLSSVTPNGSSEKDSKSGPLKLSDIGVDDKSSFKPYSKPADKKDSSSGVSGGEKSGFRVPSATCQPFTPRTGSPNSSTSASPMPSEGKCGERDDKKESDCNKNGSADGSGTTSHSRISVSCGGINVEVNQHQEATPGTKTTSSSSESSSVTSVSSASVLGSGLVAPVSPYKPGQTVFPLPPAGMTYPGSLAGAYAGYPQHFLPHGGSLVNAQLASSLGCSKAGSSPLAGASPPSIMSASLCRDPYCLSYHCASHLAGAASASCTHESAAAAAANALKSSYPLMYPTHPIHGVHSSAPSFSGHPLYPYGFMLPNDPLPHVCNWVSANGPCDKRFSTSEELLNHLRTHTAFTGAEKLISGYPGSSSLASAAAAAMACHMHMPPSGAPGSPGTLALRSPHHALGLSSRYHPYSKSPLPTPGAPVPVPAATGPYYSPYALYGQRLTTASALGYQ